A single window of Aphidius gifuensis isolate YNYX2018 linkage group LG1, ASM1490517v1, whole genome shotgun sequence DNA harbors:
- the LOC122856532 gene encoding uncharacterized protein DDB_G0283697-like isoform X1: MLDGPSSDTTLEKSRTGVSIRDDVQRSIELLDKVLSEYDEYGSSDGDCCAGGIIPDPGGVGGVIIGGSGDCASGVGETVDIGNVDTTDANVHADGDIVKILVNIDEKIQRGSSTEPSTGLTPDDESPSLGHQSEDDGYMSMNGRKAKMALVALRPVPDCPEPQDISIATTSEFPPPPEEAERIISTLLPIVSPSNSSKKQNKNGKTNRRCDKKTSDELNSSSNNNNNDDNNVTCQTTLPKVRRRKLHGLWDRSTNGTNDINKKNYTSGKFSSLPLDIKVSYDWILDAKYFKNKIKSQDKHRSRHRHSTNIDTKNINLHNDDDDGDKNGELKNDDLKKFVDNDKCKNNLDDDDDDEEDEEDEIDVVEEEEKECTDDPDDDDDNDDDDDDDQSNERINSDSSCDVEFPKRRRRKRKFDIARGTSESESEPYSTQRSSSVSIRRYSMRANCDSSDFSRGNSTSNERFHSDFSIAVASASSNDRLSIPTSDPFSIRNLDFATSGFSLGHANSCDERFSDVYSTRNSDFSTRNSIDFRTQSEDDDRFSDDSLEEILRATIPPPPPPPPPPSTSLTSQTKISLSSSSSPPPPPPSLPLQTQPSTLPLSTVPRDSSQSPTHSSGCKRHSVAWEVSLDEDPIYGPGSTKVVGRRRRRSSDVSSVGSTSKSRDLDYDWVDSQRRSTTDDDLISPYSPDTSTNEGELEQPISKHDLPCKNGTYVIRGRTRKRERKPLLTTTSPLPQSTNNNEQQQQQQQQLNSNVSKRYSNTYDDIKSLLREGRLEGLNEPPPNFVPPIPPDLVRVSSLPEFDEVDNKNCDLKKKNNNNIKNNSETSSTASTPPKNIPILINKKNHTSMKKPTITMSKSLDINKTNYLNNDIIINKKPITTTSRKKDFNKNKTTQSKIPVNLLIEDQIVKKALNENRRQLEKVSDAIKEIESVKNSESYTDILKYKNNDDDNNGNDNDDNKKSDVNNIIINSDSENSINLSRDNDNYDAGCCSNKNNIDLNDIVYSSSKRLLNNGKNNNINIDNNISILKNEQRQIEYVIDAILEDSKKPDFKVSVDVLEFPPLPPSPVEEEDIDDEENFNIGNNNIMTKVINSTTNHYTTSHRTLSRLSGRSIDYRPKVPPHRIQTIDIKDNNNRSSHDTTRSMDAGYSRSRRATTAAATASSNISTNSRRDVPIERRTLPNDLPGPSRRRTSSRHSPSTENAACSSSISSNSGTPMMGTMIMPIGNSGMQTSCSLPETPVFARGSDIPRTPQHTTGGTLSTTTTNSAASTTAGGTQPRRQPGWYAPATSTTGGYRRNNPGLEQAIIGTELLRLAGGPSRGWYPTRRSGNQPRPASIEHLERLNSAYESRLPTTIEQRKPLTLPTNITPNKYFGQSKHSTAASGTREALRRVTSLLIKKGSGKDSKGSSKDNVFPSGPYTAGEPSDAPKKKGFFKNFWKRSRHYSLENQ; encoded by the exons ATGCTCGATGGCCCGAGCAGTGACACAACGCTGGAGAAATCCCGCACCGGAGTAAGTATAC GTGACGATGTTCAACGATCAATCGAATTATTGGACAAGGTGCTCTCAGAGTACGACGAGTACGGATCGTCAGATGGTGATTGTTGTGCCGGAGGGATTATTCCTGATCctggtggtgttggtggtgttATTATTGGTGGTAGTGGTGATTGTGCCTCGGGCGTCGGTGAAACAGTTGACATTGGCAACGTCGACACCACCGACGCCAATGTCCATGCCGATGGCGATATTGTTAAGATACTtgttaatattgatgaaaaaatacaacGTGGAAGTAGTACTGAACCAAGCACTGGTCTTACACCCGACGATGAAAGCCCATCTTTag gacaTCAGTCCGAGGACGACGGTTATATGAGTATGAATGGAAGAAAAGCTAAAATGGCACTCGTTGCACTTAGACCTGTACCTGATTGTCCAGAACCACAGGATATATCAATTGCAACAACTAGTGAATTTCCACCACCTCCTGAAGAGGCTGAACGTATTATTTCTACATTGCTTCCAat TGTTTCACCAagtaattcatcaaaaaaacaaaataaaaatggtaaaacAAATAGACgatgtgataaaaaaacatcagATGAATTAAACAGcagtagtaataataataataatgatgataataatgtgaCATGTCAAACAACATTACCAAAAGTACGTAGACGTAAATTACATGGACTTTGGGATAGAAGTACAAATGGtacaaatgatataaataaaaaaaattatacatctggaaaattttcaagtcttCCATTGGATATTAAAGTATCTTATGATTGGATACTTGatgcaaaatattttaaaaataaaattaaatcacaaGATAAACATCGTTCAAGACATCGGCattcaacaaatattgatacaaaaaatattaatttacataatgatgatgatgatggtgataaaaatggtgaattaaaaaatgatgatttgaaaaaatttgttgataatgataaatgtaaaaataatcttgatgatgatgatgatgatgaagaagatgaagagGATGAAATTGATGTtgtagaagaagaagaaaaagaatgTACTGATGATCcagatgatgacgatgataacgatgatgatgatgatgatgatcaaagTAATGAAAGAATTAATTCTGATTCAAGTTGTGATGTTGAATTTCCAAAACGTCgtagaagaaaaagaaaatttgatattGCACGTGGTACATCAGAATCTGAATCAGAACCATATTCAACTCAACGTTCAAGTTCAGTCAGTATAAGACGTTATTCAATGCGTGCAAATTGTGATTCATCTGATTTTTCACGTGGTAATTCAACATCAAATGAACGTTTTCATTCAGATTTTTCAATAGCTGTTGCAAGTGCTAGTTCAAATGATCGTTTATCAATACCAACATCAGATCCATTTTCAATAAGAAATTTAGATTTTGCAACATCTGGTTTCTCACTTGGACATGCAAATTCATGTGATGAAAGATTTAGTGATGTTTATTCAACAAGAAATTCTGATTTTTCAACGagaaattcaattgattttagaaCACAATCTGAGGATGATGATAGATTTTCAGATGATTCATTAGAAGAAATATTAAGAGCAACAATACCTCCTCctccaccacctccaccaccaccGTCAACATCTTTGACatcacaaacaaaaatatcattatcatcatcatcatcacctccaccaccaccaccatcactgCCATTACAAACACAACCATCAACACTACCTTTGTCAACAGTACCAAGAGACTCTTCACAATCACCGACTCATTCATCTGGTTGTAAACGACACTCAGTTGCATGGGAAGTCTCATTGGATGAGGATCCAATCTATGGTCCTGGAAGTACAAAAGTTGTTGGAAGAAGAAGACGACGAAGTAGTGATGTATCTA gtGTTGGATCAACTTCAAAATCTCGAGATCTTGATTATGATTGGGTAGATTCACAGCGTCGTTCAACaactgatgatgatttaatttctCCTTATTCACCTGATACTTCAACAAATGAAGGTGAATTAGAACAGCCAATATCAAAACATGATTTACCATGTAAAAATGGTACATATGTTATTCGTGGTCGTACGCGTAAACGTGAACGTAAaccattattaacaacaacaagccCATTACcacaatcaacaaataataatgaacaacaacaacaacaacaacaacaattaaatagtaATGTTTCAAAGCGTTATTCAAATAcatatgatgatattaaaagtttattacGTGAAGGTAGATTAGAAGGATTAAATGAACCACCACCTAATTTTGTACCACCAATACCACCAGATCTTGTTCGTGTATCATCATTACCAGAATTTGATgaagttgataataaaaattgtgatcttaaaaaaaaaaataataataatattaaaaataattctgaaacatcatcaacagcatcaacaccaccaaaaaatataccaattttaataaataaaaaaaatcatacatcaatgaaaaaaccaaCGATAACAATGTCAAAAAgtcttgatattaataaaacaaattatttaaataatgatattattataaataaaaaaccaataacaacaacatcacGTAAAAaggattttaataaaaataaaacaacacaaTCAAAAATaccagttaatttattaattgaagatCAAATTGTTAAAAAGGCATTAAATGAAAATCGTCGACAGTTAGAAAAAGTAAGTGATGCTATTAAAGAAATTGAAAGTGTTAAAAATAGTGAATCATATactgatatattaaaatataaaaataatgatgatgataataatggtaatgataatgatgataataaaaaatctgatgttaataatattattattaattctgattcagaaaattcaattaatttatctcgtgataatgataattatgatgcTGGTTGTtgtagtaataaaaataatattgatttaaatgatattgtttattcatcatcaaaacgtttattaaataatggtaaaaataataatataaatattgataataatatatcaatattaaaaaatgaacaaagaCAAATTGAATATGTTATTGATGCAATACTTGAAGATTCTAAAAAACCAGATTTTAAAGTTAGTGTTGATGTACTTGAATTTCCACCATTACCACCATCACCAGTTGAAGAAgaagatattgatgatgaagaaaattttaatattggaaataataatataatgacaaaagtaataaattcaacaacaaatcaTTATACAACATCACACAGAACCCTATCACGTTTATCAGGTAGATCAATTGATTATAGACCAAAAGTACCACCACATAGAATACaaacaattgatattaaagataataataatcgttCATCACATGATACAACAAGATCAATGGATGCTGGTTATTCACGTAGTAGAAgagcaacaacagcagcagcaacagcatcatcaaatatatcaacaaattcaaGAAGAGATGTACCAATTGAAAGACGTACATTACCAAATGATTTACCTGGTCCATCAAGAAGACGTACATCATCAAGACATTCACCAAGTACTGAAAATGCTGCTTGTAGTAGTAGTATTAGTAGTAATAGTGGTACACCTATGATGGGTACAATGATTATGCCAATTGGTAATTCTGGTATGCAAACATCATGTTCATTACCAGAAACACCAGTATTTGCAAGAGGTAGTGATATACCAAGAACACCACAACATACTACTGGTGgtacattatcaacaacaacaacaaattcagCAGCATCAACAACTGCTGGAGGTACTCAACCAAGACGACAACCTGGATGGTATGCACCAGCAACATCAACAACTGGagg aTATAGAAGAAATAATCCTGGTCTTGAACAGGCTATTATTGGAACTGAATTATTACGTTTAGCTGGTGGACCAAGTCGTGGATGGTATCCAACTCGTCGTAGTGGTAATCAACCACGTCCAGCATCAATTGAACATTTAGAACGTTTAAATAGTGCATATGAATCACGTTTACCAACAACAATTGAACAACGTAAACCGTTGACTCTACCAACCAACATAACACCCAACAAATACTTCGGTCAAAGTAAGCACAGTACAGCTGCTTCTGGTACACGTGAAGCATTAAGAAGGGTCACTAGCTTGCTCATTAAAAAAG GAAGTGGAAAAGATTCAAAAGGATCATCAAAAGACAATGTTTTTCCATCTGGTCCTTATACtg ctgGTGAACCAAGTGATGCACCAAAGAAAAAaggatttttcaaaaatttctgGAAACGTTCACGTCATTATTCATTAGAAAATCAATAG
- the LOC122856532 gene encoding uncharacterized protein DDB_G0283697-like isoform X4 — protein sequence MSMNGRKAKMALVALRPVPDCPEPQDISIATTSEFPPPPEEAERIISTLLPIVSPSNSSKKQNKNGKTNRRCDKKTSDELNSSSNNNNNDDNNVTCQTTLPKVRRRKLHGLWDRSTNGTNDINKKNYTSGKFSSLPLDIKVSYDWILDAKYFKNKIKSQDKHRSRHRHSTNIDTKNINLHNDDDDGDKNGELKNDDLKKFVDNDKCKNNLDDDDDDEEDEEDEIDVVEEEEKECTDDPDDDDDNDDDDDDDQSNERINSDSSCDVEFPKRRRRKRKFDIARGTSESESEPYSTQRSSSVSIRRYSMRANCDSSDFSRGNSTSNERFHSDFSIAVASASSNDRLSIPTSDPFSIRNLDFATSGFSLGHANSCDERFSDVYSTRNSDFSTRNSIDFRTQSEDDDRFSDDSLEEILRATIPPPPPPPPPPSTSLTSQTKISLSSSSSPPPPPPSLPLQTQPSTLPLSTVPRDSSQSPTHSSGCKRHSVAWEVSLDEDPIYGPGSTKVVGRRRRRSSDVSSVGSTSKSRDLDYDWVDSQRRSTTDDDLISPYSPDTSTNEGELEQPISKHDLPCKNGTYVIRGRTRKRERKPLLTTTSPLPQSTNNNEQQQQQQQQLNSNVSKRYSNTYDDIKSLLREGRLEGLNEPPPNFVPPIPPDLVRVSSLPEFDEVDNKNCDLKKKNNNNIKNNSETSSTASTPPKNIPILINKKNHTSMKKPTITMSKSLDINKTNYLNNDIIINKKPITTTSRKKDFNKNKTTQSKIPVNLLIEDQIVKKALNENRRQLEKVSDAIKEIESVKNSESYTDILKYKNNDDDNNGNDNDDNKKSDVNNIIINSDSENSINLSRDNDNYDAGCCSNKNNIDLNDIVYSSSKRLLNNGKNNNINIDNNISILKNEQRQIEYVIDAILEDSKKPDFKVSVDVLEFPPLPPSPVEEEDIDDEENFNIGNNNIMTKVINSTTNHYTTSHRTLSRLSGRSIDYRPKVPPHRIQTIDIKDNNNRSSHDTTRSMDAGYSRSRRATTAAATASSNISTNSRRDVPIERRTLPNDLPGPSRRRTSSRHSPSTENAACSSSISSNSGTPMMGTMIMPIGNSGMQTSCSLPETPVFARGSDIPRTPQHTTGGTLSTTTTNSAASTTAGGTQPRRQPGWYAPATSTTGGYRRNNPGLEQAIIGTELLRLAGGPSRGWYPTRRSGNQPRPASIEHLERLNSAYESRLPTTIEQRKPLTLPTNITPNKYFGQSKHSTAASGTREALRRVTSLLIKKGSGKDSKGSSKDNVFPSGPYTAGEPSDAPKKKGFFKNFWKRSRHYSLENQ from the exons ATGAGTATGAATGGAAGAAAAGCTAAAATGGCACTCGTTGCACTTAGACCTGTACCTGATTGTCCAGAACCACAGGATATATCAATTGCAACAACTAGTGAATTTCCACCACCTCCTGAAGAGGCTGAACGTATTATTTCTACATTGCTTCCAat TGTTTCACCAagtaattcatcaaaaaaacaaaataaaaatggtaaaacAAATAGACgatgtgataaaaaaacatcagATGAATTAAACAGcagtagtaataataataataatgatgataataatgtgaCATGTCAAACAACATTACCAAAAGTACGTAGACGTAAATTACATGGACTTTGGGATAGAAGTACAAATGGtacaaatgatataaataaaaaaaattatacatctggaaaattttcaagtcttCCATTGGATATTAAAGTATCTTATGATTGGATACTTGatgcaaaatattttaaaaataaaattaaatcacaaGATAAACATCGTTCAAGACATCGGCattcaacaaatattgatacaaaaaatattaatttacataatgatgatgatgatggtgataaaaatggtgaattaaaaaatgatgatttgaaaaaatttgttgataatgataaatgtaaaaataatcttgatgatgatgatgatgatgaagaagatgaagagGATGAAATTGATGTtgtagaagaagaagaaaaagaatgTACTGATGATCcagatgatgacgatgataacgatgatgatgatgatgatgatcaaagTAATGAAAGAATTAATTCTGATTCAAGTTGTGATGTTGAATTTCCAAAACGTCgtagaagaaaaagaaaatttgatattGCACGTGGTACATCAGAATCTGAATCAGAACCATATTCAACTCAACGTTCAAGTTCAGTCAGTATAAGACGTTATTCAATGCGTGCAAATTGTGATTCATCTGATTTTTCACGTGGTAATTCAACATCAAATGAACGTTTTCATTCAGATTTTTCAATAGCTGTTGCAAGTGCTAGTTCAAATGATCGTTTATCAATACCAACATCAGATCCATTTTCAATAAGAAATTTAGATTTTGCAACATCTGGTTTCTCACTTGGACATGCAAATTCATGTGATGAAAGATTTAGTGATGTTTATTCAACAAGAAATTCTGATTTTTCAACGagaaattcaattgattttagaaCACAATCTGAGGATGATGATAGATTTTCAGATGATTCATTAGAAGAAATATTAAGAGCAACAATACCTCCTCctccaccacctccaccaccaccGTCAACATCTTTGACatcacaaacaaaaatatcattatcatcatcatcatcacctccaccaccaccaccatcactgCCATTACAAACACAACCATCAACACTACCTTTGTCAACAGTACCAAGAGACTCTTCACAATCACCGACTCATTCATCTGGTTGTAAACGACACTCAGTTGCATGGGAAGTCTCATTGGATGAGGATCCAATCTATGGTCCTGGAAGTACAAAAGTTGTTGGAAGAAGAAGACGACGAAGTAGTGATGTATCTA gtGTTGGATCAACTTCAAAATCTCGAGATCTTGATTATGATTGGGTAGATTCACAGCGTCGTTCAACaactgatgatgatttaatttctCCTTATTCACCTGATACTTCAACAAATGAAGGTGAATTAGAACAGCCAATATCAAAACATGATTTACCATGTAAAAATGGTACATATGTTATTCGTGGTCGTACGCGTAAACGTGAACGTAAaccattattaacaacaacaagccCATTACcacaatcaacaaataataatgaacaacaacaacaacaacaacaacaattaaatagtaATGTTTCAAAGCGTTATTCAAATAcatatgatgatattaaaagtttattacGTGAAGGTAGATTAGAAGGATTAAATGAACCACCACCTAATTTTGTACCACCAATACCACCAGATCTTGTTCGTGTATCATCATTACCAGAATTTGATgaagttgataataaaaattgtgatcttaaaaaaaaaaataataataatattaaaaataattctgaaacatcatcaacagcatcaacaccaccaaaaaatataccaattttaataaataaaaaaaatcatacatcaatgaaaaaaccaaCGATAACAATGTCAAAAAgtcttgatattaataaaacaaattatttaaataatgatattattataaataaaaaaccaataacaacaacatcacGTAAAAaggattttaataaaaataaaacaacacaaTCAAAAATaccagttaatttattaattgaagatCAAATTGTTAAAAAGGCATTAAATGAAAATCGTCGACAGTTAGAAAAAGTAAGTGATGCTATTAAAGAAATTGAAAGTGTTAAAAATAGTGAATCATATactgatatattaaaatataaaaataatgatgatgataataatggtaatgataatgatgataataaaaaatctgatgttaataatattattattaattctgattcagaaaattcaattaatttatctcgtgataatgataattatgatgcTGGTTGTtgtagtaataaaaataatattgatttaaatgatattgtttattcatcatcaaaacgtttattaaataatggtaaaaataataatataaatattgataataatatatcaatattaaaaaatgaacaaagaCAAATTGAATATGTTATTGATGCAATACTTGAAGATTCTAAAAAACCAGATTTTAAAGTTAGTGTTGATGTACTTGAATTTCCACCATTACCACCATCACCAGTTGAAGAAgaagatattgatgatgaagaaaattttaatattggaaataataatataatgacaaaagtaataaattcaacaacaaatcaTTATACAACATCACACAGAACCCTATCACGTTTATCAGGTAGATCAATTGATTATAGACCAAAAGTACCACCACATAGAATACaaacaattgatattaaagataataataatcgttCATCACATGATACAACAAGATCAATGGATGCTGGTTATTCACGTAGTAGAAgagcaacaacagcagcagcaacagcatcatcaaatatatcaacaaattcaaGAAGAGATGTACCAATTGAAAGACGTACATTACCAAATGATTTACCTGGTCCATCAAGAAGACGTACATCATCAAGACATTCACCAAGTACTGAAAATGCTGCTTGTAGTAGTAGTATTAGTAGTAATAGTGGTACACCTATGATGGGTACAATGATTATGCCAATTGGTAATTCTGGTATGCAAACATCATGTTCATTACCAGAAACACCAGTATTTGCAAGAGGTAGTGATATACCAAGAACACCACAACATACTACTGGTGgtacattatcaacaacaacaacaaattcagCAGCATCAACAACTGCTGGAGGTACTCAACCAAGACGACAACCTGGATGGTATGCACCAGCAACATCAACAACTGGagg aTATAGAAGAAATAATCCTGGTCTTGAACAGGCTATTATTGGAACTGAATTATTACGTTTAGCTGGTGGACCAAGTCGTGGATGGTATCCAACTCGTCGTAGTGGTAATCAACCACGTCCAGCATCAATTGAACATTTAGAACGTTTAAATAGTGCATATGAATCACGTTTACCAACAACAATTGAACAACGTAAACCGTTGACTCTACCAACCAACATAACACCCAACAAATACTTCGGTCAAAGTAAGCACAGTACAGCTGCTTCTGGTACACGTGAAGCATTAAGAAGGGTCACTAGCTTGCTCATTAAAAAAG GAAGTGGAAAAGATTCAAAAGGATCATCAAAAGACAATGTTTTTCCATCTGGTCCTTATACtg ctgGTGAACCAAGTGATGCACCAAAGAAAAAaggatttttcaaaaatttctgGAAACGTTCACGTCATTATTCATTAGAAAATCAATAG